TCTTGACAGTTATTATGGGCGGAAAGCGCTCATCCAAATGTAGCCTCAGCTTGTTGCAGCTCTTGATCACCTCGCTCTCGAACTCAGCCAAGTCTATGCTGCTGTCTATCACTATCGGTATTGCGACCTCCTTCCATACGTGGGGAGTGGCGTTCACGACGATTTCCCTGAGGAAGATTGAGTTGGGGATCGAGACCAATTCCTCGTTCTCCGTCAATAGGATCGTGCTCATGGGGTTTATCTCGATGACCTTTCCGGATTGCCCGCAGACTTTTATGAAGTCCCCGACCTTAAACGGTATATATACATCGGAGAAGTACTTCGAGGAGAGGTTTCGCAGGGTATCAAAGTTCGCCACGATCGCAGCGGCGCCGAGCAGGCCAACGATCAAGAGCAAAAGATCGATCCTAAGGCCCAATTGTTCTAAGGCGAAGATAATCCCTATGGACCATATGGAAACCCATGCGATGCGCTTGGCGTGAATGGCCAAAAGGGGGGTGACGCGGCCGAAGAGCCCCCCTATGATCGCGCTTAGGGATCGCGCGATGATCCAAGTCGCCAAAACTATGGCCGAGAAGGAGATTATCGGATATAGGAGCTTGAGGTCCAGATTTATGGTCAAATCACACCATCCCCAGTATTATCTCAGATTCCTCCTTAACGCCCCGATCTATGAGGCATCCCCTTGAGGTCTCCAAGCCTTTCTCCCCCAAAGTCCTCGCCCGCTCGAAATCGAGCAGGAGGGAGGATATCTTATCCGCCAAATCTATGGGATCATCGGGGTCGAACAATAGGCCATTTCGCCCGTCCTCTATGAGCTCCGCCACCCCGGCCCTTGAGGTGACTATCGCTGGCTTCCCGTAGAGCCAGCTCTCGATGACGACTAGGCCGAACCCCTCCCTAATCGATGGCAGGACGGTGAGGTCGCATCTAGCATAGGCGGCGTTGAGCTGGCTTTGAGCCAGATGCCCGGCGAAGATCACCCGATCCTCCACCCCAAGCCCCTTAGCCAAAGCTCGCAGCTCGCCCGCCCACATCTCCGCCTTCGAGAGCCCTATGCCCTGCCTCGAGCTTGAGAAGCTACCATCCCCGACCAACAGGAGCTTCACGTTGGGGATCTCCTTGGCCACCTCCGCGATGGCCCTTATCGCCCTATCTTGACCCTTCATTGGATCGAGCCTAGCCACGACCAAAACGACCCTATCCCCTTCCCTTATCCCCAAGCCACGGCAGAGCTCGGCGATCTCGGCCTCCGTGGGCTTCGCGTACGGGCTGGGGTCTATATATGGGTAGACGTATCGAGCCTCCCCGGCATATCCGAACGATTTGAGGGCCTCGAGGTATCTCCTGCAGCTGACGATCACAATATCGTAGCTATTGAAATAGGTGGACAAAAGCTCCCTCCACTCCTGAGGGATCATGGAGGCATCAAACGGTATGTGCCACCTGAAGACTTTGGGCTTTAGCGTGCGCAACATATAGCCGATCGGCAACTGCTGGAAGTCGTGGATGTAGAAGAGGTCGAAGTCGTGGATTTTATCCAGCCTAAGGATTCGCTCGGCCGATAGCCTATTATAATAGGTATAGTCGGAGAACTCGTCTTGCCAAAGGATTTGGGCGGCGGATCCCAAGTCGAGCGGCATTCCATGGATGATCCTCCATATCGCCTCCTTCACATGTCCATAGCCCCTCATCCTATCCCCCGCTAACGATACGTGGTGGAGAGCGATCCCGTCCGCTCGCACCTCAGCAGGGCCCGTGGGGTTTAGGGATACCCAATGGGCCTCCTCGAGGATCCCCTCGCCCAGCATCCTCTTCAAGAGGGGGAAAACCATTCTCGTCACACCGCCGGGCGTGAATTGATAGTCCCTTCCCTCGGCGAGGCACCCCAGATCCAATGGGGCGGACGTCTTCCCATAACGCCGCGCCAGCTCCTCCGGGGTGAGGTTGAACCTGATGAGCGGCGTTTGGCTATTAACGCAGATCCTTAAAGGGGGCAAGAGGCCCTCGTGGGCTTTTTAATTGATGGGCCGGTTAAAATATATTGCCGCGCCGTTCCCCTCCGCTGATGCGCTATGAAGGGCCTCGATTTGGCCAAGATATCGGCCGTGGTCGCCGATTATGATAGGACTTTGAGCAATGCGGAGCTCCAGCCCTCTCCCGAGGCCCTAGAGGCCTTGGCCCAGCTAAAGCGGAGGAGGGGCTGGCGAATAATAATAGCCTCGGGCAGGCCGATCGGCTTCTTCCTTAGGCATGAGCGAGTATTAGCTCTGGCCGATGCCATAGTGGCTGAGAATGGCGCCGTTATCCATATACCAAGGGACGGAGGGACCGTGATCTTGGGCAGCGAGGACCTCTCAAGGCTCAAGGAAGCTTTGTTCAAGCTCGGCGTACCCTTCGAGGCCTTCGATGCGATCCTATCGATCGATAGGGGGGCCGAGGGGGTCGTGAAGCGGGCGATCGCGGAAATCGGCGTCGAGGTCGAGTTGGAATACAACGTGGATACGCTGATGATCTTGCCGAAGGGTGTGGATAAGCTGAGGGGGGTTCGGATGGCCCTCGGGCTATTGGGCGCCGAGGGGGGCTTCATAGCGTTCGGGGACGGGGAGAACGATGCCGAGCTCATAGGCGATGCCGACTTCGGCGTGGCCGTCGCAAACGCCACCGAGGAGGCCAAGGCTAGGGCGGATCACGTAACCAAGAGGCCCTACGGGGAGGGCGTGGACGAGTTCGTCAGGGACTTCTTGCTTCGGGACTAGGGGATCCATCTCAAGGACCTGTGCCCGGATGCCATGGAAGCCCCTATGGCCCCGCGAGTGCCCTCTCCATCTCGAGGTATAGCGATCTTCCGACATCCCAAAAGAAGAGGATCGTTATCGCGCCCGCTACCATTTGCCCCGCCGCGCTCAGGTAACCCCCCACGCCCGGAATGCCGGCGAGGAGGGGGGATGTTGTGGAGAAGGATATCAAAATGGCCATTACGATCGTCAAATTCCTCGCGATCCTCCTCCTCACCGAGATCCGTTGAGCGCCCACCGCCGGAAAGGCCTTGGAGATGATCTCGGGGCCGAGCCCGAAGAGCCCCGCGAGGTTCCTCGCCATCGATAGGAAGGGCGGGACCGTTGCTGCCAAGGCCGTTATCCAATACGCCATTCCGATCGAAAGCCCAATGCTTGGGATCGGGACGTGGGCTTCGTCTTGAATCGCCGGGAACAGGGCATATGCAGCGATCAAGATCGCGATCGTTATGAAGAAATAGAGGGACGCCTTAAGAGCCCTTCTCCTTAAGAGCGCTAGGCCATCCGCGCCCCCATCCTCCATCATTGCGCTCAAGCGATTATCCAAGCCCCGATAGATGAAAATGCCGACATCCCAAAAGAAGAGGATCGCGATCGATGCCACGACCGCCCCCATCACCACGGCCATACGCCCGCCGATTCCCGGTATCAGGCATAGGGCGGGCGAGAAAATCCAATAGGCGACGAGGATCGCCGCCATAAAGACCGCATTGAGGGATAGCTTGGCCGCGGCCCTCGAGTTCTCGGGCAATATCCCGTATGCGCGTTCGAGGATCGCGTGGGAGCGGGGCTTGATGAAGTGGAGCACGGCCTTGATGAAGTCCAGGAGGGAGTAAAGGAAGATCGCACCTATTATAAGGAACGGGATTGTGCCGGGCTGCAGGCCGAGTAGGGGCAACGGGGTTTCTGGGAGGAGGGCCAGCGCCGGCGATACGGCATAGCCGGCGATCAGAGCCATAATTAGCGATATCGAGGATTTCAATAGGCGCCGCAATATATCCGGGAGATCCCCCAGATCGGCCATCCCCTAGCTCCTCACCGAATGGCTCGCGGAGGGCCATTGGGCGCATCCTTTTATAGGATTCGGCCCATGGGACGCTTGGGAAACAGATCGATGATCGAGGTCGAATCCTTGGGCCATATAGTTAGGCTAACGCCCGAGTATTTGAGCGTGGGCCTCTCGGAATCAACCATTGGAGCGCTGAGAAACTTAGCTGGGCAACGATCCGACCTCAGGGAGGCCTTGGAGAGCCTCTTGAGGTGGGCCGATTTTCCCGTCGTTTGGGTGCGGGACATTGACTCGGTATCGCTTGAGGCCGTTCCGACCGAGCCCGGGGGCGAGCATATGCTCAAGCTCCTGATATCGGCCAGATGCCGCGGGGGCCGGAGGACGTATGAAATTCGCTTGGGACCGGATGAAGCCAAGAGGATCGCATCGGAGATCGAGGGCTTAATCCGGAGGGAGTTCTAGCGCCTTTGATCCCACTCGAGCGCCCTCCACCCCAAGGCGGGGCCGCGCTGGAGGATTACGAGCCCGTGGTGGGGCGCGAGGCCATAGAGGAAATCAAGGAGCTCGGGGAGAGGCTGGCGGGCATCAGGGTCGTGCATGTGAACTCCACCAAGGTCGGAGGAGGGGTCGCGGAGATCCTCGAGAGGCTCGTGCCGCTCCTAAGGGATAGCGGCGTGGATGCCGAATGGCGGGTCATCTCCGGGGATGAGGAATTCTTCAAGACGACCAAGGACCTTCACAACGCCCTACACGGCGCGCCGATCGAGATCGAGCGGGAGGCGCTCGAGCATTACCTGATGGTCAACGACCGAAACGCCGGCGATATGGAGGACTTGGGAGAGGCGGATATCGTCGTGGTCCACGATCCCCAACCGGCGGCGCTAATCAGGAGCTTTCCGAGGCGAAAGGGGAAGTGGATATGGCGCTGCCATATAGACCTTTCATCGCCGAACCCAAGGGCTTGGGACTTCATCAAGGGGTTCGTTTCCCAATACGATGCCGCGGTCTTCCACATGGATAGGTTCGCGAAAAGGGATCTCCTCATAAGGCAATTCATAGTGCCCCCCTCCATCGATCCGTTGAGCCCAAAGAACAAGGAGCTCGGGGCCGGGGAGGTCGAGGAGATCCTAAAGGGGCATGGGATCGATCCCGGGAGGCCATTGATATCCCAAATCGGGCGGTTCGATAGGCTCAAAGATCCGGAGGGGGTCCTAAGGGCGTACAGGCTATTGAAGGAGCCCGAGGGGGTCGTCGAATTCGGGAGGTTCCTCAGGGGAGGGGGCCTCATCGACGCAACCAAGCTTGCGAGCGAGCGGATGGATTGCCAGCTCGCCCTAGCTGGCGGGTTGGCCGCCGACGACCCGGAGGGTTTGAAGGTCTACGAATCCCTCCTTCGCCAAGCCGCGGGGGACAGTGACGTCCATATATTGATGCTCCCCCCTCGAGCGGACCTCGATATAAACGCCATCCAGAGGGGCTCCGCAGTGGTCCTCCAAAAGTCTTTGAAGGAGGGCTTCGCCCTGACGGTCAGCGAGGCCCTCTGGAAAGGCAGGCCCGTGGTGGGCGGCAATGCGGGCGGGATACCGATGCAGATCATCGACGGCGTCAACGGCTTCTTGGTCAGCAGCGTCGAGGAGGCGGCGGCGAGGGTGCGCTTCCTCCTGAAGAACCCGAGGAGGGCGGAGGAGATGGGCAGGGCCGGGATAGAGCACGTAAGAAGGAACTTCCTTATAACGAGGCATCTGAGGGATCACCTCCTCATATACTTGACCCTGTTATACATCCCGAGGAAACTGGTTCAGCTTTGAGGGCGTTCACGGCGGTCGATGGCGCATAATTTCGCGGATATTTAGGCGACGGTGCCCAGAGGCCCCTCCCATCATGGGTTTAAGGCCGTTGAATCGCCGTTCCCTTGCCAACCCCAACCAGCTTCCTCCTCACCTCTTCCGGTATCGGATTTTCCACGATCAAACCGTACCTTGGGGCCTTGCTCGCTATATCCGAATCGCTAGAAACTATAACCGGTATGCGATGGCTCAGGGCCGTGGCTATCAGGAGGTCGTCGCCGAGCGGTATATTTTCGGCCAATGTCCAGATCTGCCATGGAGGGCTCCCACGATCTTCAAACCGCCGACGGTCAGTTTGAGTTTTTCTACGAGGCACCCGAGCGGCCTC
This region of Candidatus Bathyarchaeia archaeon genomic DNA includes:
- a CDS encoding mechanosensitive ion channel family protein, encoding MTINLDLKLLYPIISFSAIVLATWIIARSLSAIIGGLFGRVTPLLAIHAKRIAWVSIWSIGIIFALEQLGLRIDLLLLIVGLLGAAAIVANFDTLRNLSSKYFSDVYIPFKVGDFIKVCGQSGKVIEINPMSTILLTENEELVSIPNSIFLREIVVNATPHVWKEVAIPIVIDSSIDLAEFESEVIKSCNKLRLHLDERFPPIITVKSREPKSTSLILTLMIKDPDRKEAIVSEVNLRVAEIIQRMRRGKR
- a CDS encoding glycosyltransferase family 4 protein codes for the protein MPPLRICVNSQTPLIRFNLTPEELARRYGKTSAPLDLGCLAEGRDYQFTPGGVTRMVFPLLKRMLGEGILEEAHWVSLNPTGPAEVRADGIALHHVSLAGDRMRGYGHVKEAIWRIIHGMPLDLGSAAQILWQDEFSDYTYYNRLSAERILRLDKIHDFDLFYIHDFQQLPIGYMLRTLKPKVFRWHIPFDASMIPQEWRELLSTYFNSYDIVIVSCRRYLEALKSFGYAGEARYVYPYIDPSPYAKPTEAEIAELCRGLGIREGDRVVLVVARLDPMKGQDRAIRAIAEVAKEIPNVKLLLVGDGSFSSSRQGIGLSKAEMWAGELRALAKGLGVEDRVIFAGHLAQSQLNAAYARCDLTVLPSIREGFGLVVIESWLYGKPAIVTSRAGVAELIEDGRNGLLFDPDDPIDLADKISSLLLDFERARTLGEKGLETSRGCLIDRGVKEESEIILGMV
- a CDS encoding HAD hydrolase family protein — its product is MKGLDLAKISAVVADYDRTLSNAELQPSPEALEALAQLKRRRGWRIIIASGRPIGFFLRHERVLALADAIVAENGAVIHIPRDGGTVILGSEDLSRLKEALFKLGVPFEAFDAILSIDRGAEGVVKRAIAEIGVEVELEYNVDTLMILPKGVDKLRGVRMALGLLGAEGGFIAFGDGENDAELIGDADFGVAVANATEEAKARADHVTKRPYGEGVDEFVRDFLLRD
- a CDS encoding glycosyltransferase, which produces MIPLERPPPQGGAALEDYEPVVGREAIEEIKELGERLAGIRVVHVNSTKVGGGVAEILERLVPLLRDSGVDAEWRVISGDEEFFKTTKDLHNALHGAPIEIEREALEHYLMVNDRNAGDMEDLGEADIVVVHDPQPAALIRSFPRRKGKWIWRCHIDLSSPNPRAWDFIKGFVSQYDAAVFHMDRFAKRDLLIRQFIVPPSIDPLSPKNKELGAGEVEEILKGHGIDPGRPLISQIGRFDRLKDPEGVLRAYRLLKEPEGVVEFGRFLRGGGLIDATKLASERMDCQLALAGGLAADDPEGLKVYESLLRQAAGDSDVHILMLPPRADLDINAIQRGSAVVLQKSLKEGFALTVSEALWKGRPVVGGNAGGIPMQIIDGVNGFLVSSVEEAAARVRFLLKNPRRAEEMGRAGIEHVRRNFLITRHLRDHLLIYLTLLYIPRKLVQL